A region of Panicum virgatum strain AP13 chromosome 8N, P.virgatum_v5, whole genome shotgun sequence DNA encodes the following proteins:
- the LOC120684702 gene encoding receptor-like protein 54, translated as MSLDLSNNNFEGIIPNEIGDLKSLKGLNLSRNSFTSEIPPRIANMLQLESLDLSYNQLSGEIPPAMAVMSFLEVLNLSYNHLSGQIPQANQFLTFPNTSFLGNDRLCGKPLTQLCETNHSPSAAATPGSSKDLNWDFLSVEVGVISGLAMVVVTTLLWGDGRRWVYWRVDKFWLQVLEPWVCCRRR; from the coding sequence ATGTCCCTCGACCTCTCCAACAACAACTTCGAGGGTATCATCCCCAACGAGATCGGTGACCTGAAGTCTCTCAAGGGGCTCAACCTCTCCAGGAACTCCTTCACCAGTGAGATCCCTCCCAGGATCGCGAACATGCTGCAGCTGGAGTCACTTGATCTCTCCTACAACCAGCTCTCCGGAGAGATCCCTCCAGCAATGGCGGTGATGTCATTCCTCGAGGTGCTCAACCTCTCCTACAACCACCTGTCAGGGCAAATACCGCAAGCCAATCAGTTCTTGACGTTCCCGAACACCTCATTTCTAGGGAACGACAGGCTGTGTGGGAAGCCGCTGACACAGCTGTGTGAGACGAACCACTCACCATCAGCTGCTGCCACACCGGGCTCTTCAAAAGATCTGAACTGGGATTTTTTATCAGTTGAGGTAGGGGTCATTTCAGGCTTGGCCATGGTTGTTGTGACCACACTGCTGTGGGGCGATGGGAGGAGGTGGGTGTACTGGCGTGTCGACAAGTTTTGGCTGCAGGTTCTGGAGCCATGGGTCTGCTGCCGTCGACGCTGA